GACACGGatgtggaggatgaggagaaggcaGGTGAGAACCAGATTCCAAGCCTGCGCAGAGAAAATACTCCCGGGTTGTTGGTTCCCCTCCAGCAGAACTGCTCTACTCCTGTCCAGTCGTCAGGTGCTGTTCAGTGCTTTTTCATTTGCCAatcattttctctttgttaTATCAGAAATTCCCAGGTGTATAAACACAACTTAAACACAATCAATGCACAAAAATACTAACAATATTATAGAAAGAAGAAAGATATGCATTTTTTGCACTCTGAATAGAAAGACCTCACAATGTCTGGTCATTAATGACTTTAGCAAGCAAGACTCTAAATAATCAAAAACAGATACTCACTTTTTTCAGTGATCCATTTAAAGTGAACATCCTTTTCTCATGTTGTAGACTTTATCTACTGCATAAGTTGTTTGCCATTTTAATTTGACATATGTGCCTCTTTAAATGGTCTTTTATTAGATActaattttattattttcactttGGAATGGTTCCAGGAAGAGAACTGGAAGATATGGAGACTCAGGCTTTCCCGATTGCCGCATTTGGACGTAAGTCAATTACTTTTGACATATAACTTTATGTCTGTTTTATAAACCAAGGGGTATATCGGACTATTCATTTAAACCTGAGGCACACGTCTTTATTTGGTCTTCTCTGTCTCCCAGGTTTAAGACCTATATCCCTGTCTCCCTGCTCAGCCGGCCCGGAGGACAACTTGTGTGTTGTGGCTGAGACCCAGTCGTTCCTTCTTCCTACCAGAGACTGCCAGGGAAGCACTTCAAAGGTCCACAACAAGGACCCCATCCAGTCCTCTGTTAGTGAAACATGCAAACAGTCCATTAGAGGAGAGGCTTTCCAGCTGGGATTGTCTCAAAGCAGCCACCTGGAGGGTCAGGCCCAAGCTCTAGCAACAGAGAGCACCCAAGCTTTTGTGTCTGCGGTGGAGGGTGTGAATCTGGAAGATACCCAAGCATATGGAGACAGAGCCTCCTCAGATAACGATTCAAATCTGCAGGCACATGAAGATGATCAGGAACCAGCCAGATGTTCAGAAAAGTCTGCCATAGAGGGTCATGTAGATTTTGCCCTAGAAGCAACACAGGCTTTTATTTCCGAGCCTGACCGTGATTCGGAGGTTGAAACCGATGAagatgagagagaaaacactgcTGCCGCTGAGACTCAGCCTTTCCACATCTTCACCTCATCTACTTCTATTGCTTTGGCTGAAACCCAACCAATGTTTAacatggagatggaggaggaggaggaggaggaggaggagagtttgGATCACACAAATCCTATTCCCTTTGTACTACAAGTCAAGTCCAGCTCACAGCATGTaacagaagagaaagaggaacaGGTGGAGGCAGCTCAACCTGTGGCTGAAACTCAGCCCATGCGTGTCAGTGAGGATGAGGAAATTGATGGTGAGGAATTGTTTCCgcaaaaaacaaacgcaaagCAACCGCGGCTTGAAGAGCAGACACAAACGCTCGCAAAATTTGAATTATCACTTGTTGACACGCAGCCAATGCACACTGGTCCAGCTGAAGCTCGGCCCGTGGCTACGAGTGGAAAGGAGGACGGTGATGTTGGGGATTCACTTCCAGGTCcacgaaaaagaaaagcaaagcaactgcagacacaaacacctGCAAACTCTGAGCTTTCTACTGGTGAAACTCAGCCAGTGGAGACATGTGAAGATTCAGAAAGTGATGAAGAGGACTCTGCTCCAGGTCCACGAAAAAGGAGAGCAAAGCCATTGCAACTCGAAGACGAGGCGCAGCCCCTCGCAAGCTCCGCAGTTGTTGAAACTGAGCTGTCGGCTACATGCGTAAGTGAGCAAAGAAATGATGGAGACACCCCCCCAGGTCctagaaagagaaaagcaaagtCACTGCCActtgaagaagaggagacgcATCCCCTCACAGCGTCTGAAGTCTCTGCTGTTGAGGCTCAGCCTGTGGCCGCaggggaagaaagagaaagtgacGATGAGGAGTTAATTCCGGGTCCACGGAAAAGAAGAGCAAAGCCAATTCAGGGAGAGGGCTCTACCCAAGAAACTAAAACTGTCACCCCGCCACCGAGGGGAAGAGGTAGACAAAACGAAGCTGGAACCAGTGGCACAACTGTTGGAGGGAGAAGAACAACAAGGGCCAGacgaagagaagaagaggagcaggcAGAGTGTTCTGAGCCTCCAAAGAGACGGACCAGCAGGGCGACGAAGGCTTTGCCGAGTACTACTCCTAcagtgaggagaggaaaagcaaggcttgatgaggaggagggtgtaaaagaggaggagatagaGCAAGACAAACAAGCCAGAGGGAAATCCTTTATGATGCATCCAAAAGATAGCAGGGAAGATGAGGAAACGCTTGAAACGGGAAGGAAAAACATTGATAACGACAACCTGAAGAAACCGAAAGGGAGGGAAGAACAGTATCAATtggaaatggaaagaaaagttAAAGAAGAGCGTGAAAGACTGCAGGCTGAAGATGCAGAAAAGTTAAGACGTGAACAAGAGAGAGCGGAAAAAGAGCgaatagagagagaaagaaaggaagaagatgaaaagaaaatagctGATAGGGCAcaaaaggaaagagaagaacaatTGGAGcaggaaagaaaggagaaggaagaaaatgagagacatgaaaaagcagcaagagaagagaaggagagaatagaaaaggaaagagagaaagaagaagaagagaggttaGAGCGCGAAAAAGCAgcaagagaagagaaggagagaacagAAAAGGTAAGAAAGGAGGATGAGGATAAAGTGAGATTAGAATGCAAAAAagcggagagagaagagaaggaaagaaaggaggaggaggaaaaagagagattgaAGACAGCAAAGAGGGAACTAGAAGAAAGACTCGAGAGGGAGAGGAACGAACAAGAAAAAGAggccaaagaaaaacaaacaaaagcacaacaaGGAAACAAGAAAGATAAAAACAGCCCCAAAACAACCCCAACAGCTCGAAGAACGGCCAGGAGGACACCAGGAGGGCAACAAGACCCGACCACATCAGCCAGCGATGACGTCCCGGCGAGGAGAACCCGATCTCGCTCCAACTCTTCCAATTCGGTCAGCTCAGAGAGGTCCGTTTCAAGTGTGAGCACCCAGGGGAGCAGTGGGAGAGGCCGAGGGGCGAAGAGGCAGGCCGCCGTCGCCAGGAGCAGCACGAGAAGGACCGTCGCTGCAGAGCCAACACAACGGGACATTTATGCTCTCTCTCCCCAGGGAGTCCTTTCCAGGTCCAACGCTGAGATTTCCAGCGGCAGCCCGAGCTCTCACAGCAGAGGAAGAGGCGGGAGGCagcgaggaagagggaggaaaacTGAGTCCGACTCCGTCCCTCCTGCCGATAAGCAGAGTGGCCGGAATGTGGCTCTCGAACCTACAACCAGAGGAAGGAGAAGTAGGACAGCAGAGGGAACCTCCAATGAAGtccccccagaggaggagaaagaagaagcacCTTCTCGGCCGGCTGCTACCGTTAGAGGGCGACAGCGAGCTGATGCTAATCAGCCTAAACCCGCAGATGAGAAGTCCCCTTCGAGTCAAATGTCTGCCAGGAAAGATTCACCTCTGCCTAAAAGGAATGTCTTGGGCAGAGGCCAAAAAGCAGTCAAGGGTGAGACTGTGGAGGTACCAGTAGCTCCTGCAGTCAGTGATGGGGAGGAGGCTAAGGAGAAAAccaaagggagaaaaagagagtcaAAGGCGAACGCAGAAGAGGATTCCAGCTTGAGCTCCAAAATGTCAGAAGCCCAAACAATCGAGGCAGCACAAGTCCAAGTTATGAGAAGAGGGAGAGCATCCAGCGCTCAAGCTAAGAAGAAGGCAAAAGACTCCTCTGCTGAATCGGAGGTGAAAGAAGAGAGCGAGGAAATGGAGGAGGGGACAGTGCGTAGGAGAGTCAGAGGTCGTCCATCAATGGTCCAGAAACTGAAGAAAGAGAAGCAGGAAGAAAGGAACCTGGATCCACATGTGGAGGCATCAGAGGTGAATTAATCCCTTCTTTACTTTCTAACATGTTTTGGAAAGGTTCATAATATACAAAAGTAGATTATGGCTGAAGAATGAATCCGTCCAAATGCAAAGCCGAGTAGTGTATAATTAGTGTCCGCGAATGTCTTCTGTCCTTGAAGAGGAAGCCTTTCACTTTTACAGGGGAAAGGCTCTGGTGCATTTTCCTCTGTGAGTCAGCCTTTCCAACCATCATAATGTACGGTAATCAACGTCAGGGACGGCCTGCATCTCTCTCCAACTCTCCCAGCAACCAGAGTAGTCTGGCCTGACCTGCATCAACATTAATACGCTAATGAACTAAGTGGTTGAGCGGTCTCACAGTCACTTTGgactcttttcatttttaagatcTGTGCTTTCATGGCAGCACACATCACTCATCATTCTCCTCGTATGTTTCATGCTTGTCCTTGTCTGTTATTGGTCCTTAACTCCCCCCCAAACTCTCTGCCATTTAACAGCCCCAGACTCCGTCCAGCAGCGCGTCCCGGAAGAGACAAGCTCTCACGGACTCCTCGCCCGTGGCAAAGACCCCTCGCTCCTCTTCTGCTTCGCCGGCCGCCGGGGGGCAATTGCGAGCTGCCAGACAGGCCTACAAGGTTCGATAGGTCTTTGTACCCGTGTGTGGGCGTATTTGGGACATTGTCAAAATAATGCAGAAGGGGGAAATTTGGCAATCACATGCTATGCTGAGTGCTTTGTCTAAGTATATTTGTCTAAGTATATTTATCTTTGTATTCAGTGTGGGGGGTCTTGTTTGAACTCAACAGGAACAACCTGGACAGGGCTTTTACAGATGGGGGACACATTAACAGCAGAACCAGTGTAAAGTATTATTTACAGAACAGATCGGTGCAGAATACATTTAGCTCACATCCAACACACCCTCCTAATGCCAAAGAACATTTACTTTTGTCTTCAGGACGCAGGTTTAACATTCCCAATGTGGATCAAATGCATTACTTCCCTAGTCGGCATGCAGCTGCTTAAAAAGGATGTTGTTTAGGATCCTTTGACATCAATGGCGATTATAGCGTTTCtatcaaatctttttttttttggtttgtttttgggAAATAAATAGTTGCTTTTGAGCTACAGTTTCACCCAATAATGGCTTGGCTCTACTCTAAGCAAACCTAGAGATGTTATTCATTAGGAGTGATAATTTAATTTGGACCAATCCGATGCTACAAACAAATTCATCAATGTGTGATTACGTGCATGGCGAGGCCTTGCTAACGTTCCAGGAACCAGAGCAAGATTTGTTTTAATGCCCCTGTTTCCTACATTTTGTAATTTCCCATGATGACAAATTACCGTAAACGTGTTCAGTAAAATTCCTATGGGCGAACGGGGCTTTAGACCTCTTAACAACCCCCTCTTAGGTGCTGTTCACAGGTGTGGTGGACGAAGAAGGGGAGCGAGTGTTGGCTCGTTTGGGGGGCAGCATGGCCGAAGGAGTGGCAGACATGAACTGTCTGGTGACCGATAAGGTGCGCAGGACCGTCAAGTTCCTGTGTGCGTTGGCCAAAGGAGTCCCCATTGTCACCACGCACTGGCTGGAAAAGGTCGGTGTCTCTACCAGCGGTTACGACTTGATAAGACGAATGTGTATCTACATCTTCACAAATACTGCACTGTCATAGACGCTCATCTCGTTGTTGTCTCGCTCCGCTCTCCCGGTGTTTCAGAGTGGTAAGGCTGGGAGCTTCCTGTCTCCTAATGCGTTTGTTGTGAAGGATCCAGAGCAGGAAAAGAAGTTCAGTTTCTGCTTGCAGGATTCCCTGGGGATTGCCAGCAGTCAGCGTCTCTTACAGGTACTGGTAACACCGTCATACCATCTATTTCTGTGCTATTTATTCTCTTCGAGACCGGTTGACTGCGTCTTTGTGGCATTTCCCTTGTCAGATGGCACGCGGTTGGTGGATGATAATGACGCAGTGACGAATAGCGAGTCGTGGTTTCATCCACACATACTCGCGTCAGAATCATCTTCAGCCGACTTTTTACCACCGAGCGTTGCTTTGATCTCAGCACCTTTGTAGTTGAACACAAACTAAACCTTTTCATGAGCACAGGGATGATTGTTTACCATTAGACGCTAGCTTGTGGGCAGTAATTTTACATTTGTCGTTAATGCACTGATTATGTTTAATGGGCACTTTGCGGATGGTAATGATTCCATTGCTGTAACAGAGTTCAGATCAGTATCAGAGACACTTTGATAGCACATGCTGTGCTTGTACTGGCTAAAATTGGGCAAGTTAAACACATGAAACACAAAATGCCAATCCTAAGATCTATGTATTGATTTGCAGAGACACATGTCCTGTGCGTCATCTCTTgtctgcttttctctttctcttagGGCTATCAGATCCATGTCACTAAGTCCGTGAAACCAGAGCCTGTTCACATGAAAGACATCATCTCGTGCAGTGGAGCTACCTTCCTTCCCAAAATGCCCTCTTCTCACAAGGTAAACCTTCTCCCTCAGAACTCACAATGAATCCTCTATCATCCGACATACCTGTGACCATTCGGTACTCCCCTCTCCTCAGCCAAAGACTGTCGTGATTTCCTGTGAGGAGGACTTGCCGCTCTGCGGCACGGCGCTCTCTGAATCCGTCCCGGTGGTCACAGCTGAGTTCATTCTCACGGGGATCCTTCGGCAAAAAGTTGACCTTCAGACCCACAAACTTTCTGTCCCTGCAAATACTCCGCAGCCTGCAGGCGGCAGGGgaaggagcaggaagaagacTTAGCCCCACCTGGGTGcactgtgttaaaaaaaaataacactctCGTCCCACATAAATTATCTTTCAAATCAGAGACTTTTAAGAAACATTTGTGAGCAAACTATGAAAGACTTAAGGAATGTATCGAAGCATATTGCGGACGTATCATGTGTGTATCTTAAGTGTCGATGTTGCATTGCATTCTGCAATGATGGAAGAAAGATCGTTTTGGAAACTTACATTTTGGAAAGTCCGTCATAAGAAGCTGTTCTTAcaattgtaccttttttttttacctttgcaGTTGAAGAAACAACAATGTAGGTTTTAAAGTTGCAAATGCTG
This genomic stretch from Gasterosteus aculeatus chromosome 20, fGasAcu3.hap1.1, whole genome shotgun sequence harbors:
- the mdc1 gene encoding mediator of DNA damage checkpoint protein 1 isoform X4, whose amino-acid sequence is MSMFIFFYCVSTENSVRGMDATQILSDSILESDEEENKGEIENKRGRPLAKLWVLKNEHIPETEMPLFLGDNVLGRDPSTCTVPLPAPSISKQHATICISVHRRRGRHNEAEMEALIWDRGSMNGTRKGHLKLTPNVRYALSEGDGLVVADVPCQYVSCTVDSSEGDTTASVGKHSGANAESPDGSGEEGSDTSTGSKRCVNGDTEAGVLLSDQEDSGKTSVLTSCLSFEQTPTHPQGTLVPESDSDSDDSRGDGRRKALGPVCSTFLSPTNKIVPESEDESPITPPSLAKNRPHTHVGFSKEDHAVEMGQQQLKNENTLGVNMDNNNEEEEEERAALAGSNPEESEHHVSGKQESNVSLTGENELPKSSATFLTDAIPVLDMDSDTDVEGEEDRVASASPVTLNANQQAVHFYIDSDTDVDEDVQKPLPSSADRTKPLHVISVVQPEGITFDSDTDVDEDAVSEAAIATAPLQSTDAVVSSPSMQGNNFHLGSDTDIEEEEEENQCGKNSVCFKIDETPTRLDIHPTGLESTLDSETGDGAFPAPAIRELSVVSAVAESVVTADLGAVLGFLSDSDTDVEDDSSLLTPAVASNWSTNPSIMSEALQSDSGADRDVDESSGCPAGDGVDPADLRVDSDTDVEDEEKAGRELEDMETQAFPIAAFGRLRPISLSPCSAGPEDNLCVVAETQSFLLPTRDCQGSTSKVHNKDPIQSSVSETCKQSIRGEAFQLGLSQSSHLEGQAQALATESTQAFVSAVEGVNLEDTQAYGDRASSDNDSNLQAHEDDQEPARCSEKSAIEGHVDFALEATQAFISEPDRDSEVETDEDERENTAAAETQPFHIFTSSTSIALAETQPMFNMEMEEEEEEEEESLDHTNPIPFVLQVKSSSQHVTEEKEEQVEAAQPVAETQPMRVSEDEEIDGEELFPQKTNAKQPRLEEQTQTLAKFELSLVDTQPMHTGPAEARPVATSGKEDGDVGDSLPGPRKRKAKQLQTQTPANSELSTGETQPVETCEDSESDEEDSAPGPRKRRAKPLQLEDEAQPLASSAVVETELSATCVSEQRNDGDTPPGPRKRKAKSLPLEEEETHPLTASEVSAVEAQPVAAGEERESDDEELIPGPRKRRAKPIQGEGSTQETKTVTPPPRGRGRQNEAGTSGTTVGGRRTTRARRREEEEQAECSEPPKRRTSRATKALPSTTPTVRRGKARLDEEEGVKEEEIEQDKQARGKSFMMHPKDSREDEETLETGRKNIDNDNLKKPKGREEQYQLEMERKVKEERERLQAEDAEKLRREQERAEKERIERERKEEDEKKIADRAQKEREEQLEQERKEKEENERHEKAAREEKERIEKEREKEEEERLEREKAAREEKERTEKVRKEDEDKVRLECKKAEREEKERKEEEEKERLKTAKRELEERLERERNEQEKEAKEKQTKAQQGNKKDKNSPKTTPTARRTARRTPGGQQDPTTSASDDVPARRTRSRSNSSNSVSSERSVSSVSTQGSSGRGRGAKRQAAVARSSTRRTVAAEPTQRDIYALSPQGVLSRSNAEISSGSPSSHSRGRGGRQRGRGRKTESDSVPPADKQSGRNVALEPTTRGRRSRTAEGTSNEVPPEEEKEEAPSRPAATVRGRQRADANQPKPADEKSPSSQMSARKDSPLPKRNVLGRGQKAVKGETVEVPVAPAVSDGEEAKEKTKGRKRESKANAEEDSSLSSKMSEAQTIEAAQVQVMRRGRASSAQAKKKAKDSSAESEVKEESEEMEEGTVRRRVRGRPSMVQKLKKEKQEERNLDPHVEASEPQTPSSSASRKRQALTDSSPVAKTPRSSSASPAAGGQLRAARQAYKVLFTGVVDEEGERVLARLGGSMAEGVADMNCLVTDKVRRTVKFLCALAKGVPIVTTHWLEKSGKAGSFLSPNAFVVKDPEQEKKFSFCLQDSLGIASSQRLLQGYQIHVTKSVKPEPVHMKDIISCSGATFLPKMPSSHKPKTVVISCEEDLPLCGTALSESVPVVTAEFILTGILRQKVDLQTHKLSVPANTPQPAGGRGRSRKKT